The Taeniopygia guttata chromosome 13, bTaeGut7.mat, whole genome shotgun sequence nucleotide sequence AAGCAGCTGGCCCACTCCTCCAGGGCGATGTACTTGTCGTTGTCCAGGTCGCAGGCCTCGAAGAAGCGCGTGGTGCAGTGCTCCATGGGGATCAGGGGGGCACGCAGCGGGGCCAGCTCCGTGTGCGACAGGTACCTGCCAGGGCGGCCACACGCTCACAGGAGGGAAGATGCTGGCCCCAGCTCTCTGGTttggctgctgtccctgtgccctcccagtgTCAGCCACTGAGTGTCACGAGGGTCAAGGACTGGTATCTGGTCACAAAACAGCCACCAGCCGGggtccctgccagctgcccccacccacaGCCTGTGTGTGTGATCACTCCCATGCCCATTGCAGCCCACAGCTAAGCCAGCAGCTGCCATCTCAGCTGCTGAATCTATCCCAGGGCCTTTGGACTAAGATATTTTAGGGCACTGTCGTAGAACAGTAAATCTGAGAAGAGAGAAACTCCACACCCaagggaggtgggagcagctggggctgggggaggcccctcttcctgcagcagagcagtttGCAGGAGGCAAAGGTGCCTCTACCCCAGCTTGGTTTGCCACAACCTCTGCCACCAGCCACCCACTGGTGTCACATCTACAGCCTGCCTTGAACCTTCTACTGCCAAATCACCCTGGTCCTCAGGCAGGAAGTGGTTCTGGCGAGgtccctgtcctgctctgctggcactCACCCATCAATGGGGTGCTGGTCCAGCTGCCCGAATTGCCAGTGCACAGGGAAGATGTACATGTTGTAGTTCTTCTCAAAGTCCCGGGCCAGGAGCTCCACGGTGTGGTCACCGGCCTCCAGGCGCTTCTCGTTCTCATGGATCTTCTTCACCTGCCACGGGAGAGGCCGGGGAGGCCTTGTCAGCAGGGAAATGGGGTGCAAGGGGCCACCTTGGGAGGGTCACTAAGGGATCCCACAGGTCATTCTGGACAGGCTCCCTGTCTGTGCTGGCCTCCACTGTAGGGGTGAGCTCCCAGACCCCTTCCCCTGTCCCCCACCTTCAGCTTCTGCTTCTCGGTCAGCAGGTTGTTGTCCTCGTCGCGCTCATACAGAGTGATCAGCACGTTCTTGAGCCAGTCCCGCATGCGCAGGGGGAACTCGGTCAGCTCTGTgtccaggcaggcagggatgacTGCAAGTCACACACAGGGCTCAGTGCAGCATCTGCACATGCAGCTGCACACCCTGCACACTCGGCCCCGCTGCCCTCCCACCTCAGCCCTGAGCTTGCCAGGGCCTTTGCTCTCCACCAGGCTGTGAACATGGGGGCTGTGCCCAGTTAGGGGTGCCTTTGTCTCAGGGTGTGGCTCCACTTACATTTGCAAGGCCCAATGTAGTCCAGGTGCAGCTTGTGTCCCTTCTTGGTTCCCTCCAAGGTGCACTTGGTGGCAAAGAAATGGCAGGAGGAGTCGTAGGTCTTGTTGTCAGTGCCACAGACCTGCACGAGAAGGGGAGATGCTGCATGAGAGGCAGGGAGAGCCTCCAAACGAGATGTTTAGCTTGTTTCCTGGGGTGGCAATGGCTCCTTCTGCACCACCAGATGGAGACCAGCCACCCTGACTCTGTCTCCATGTGTCACCATCTCTGGCAaagcctccctgccctgggccacCGAGCAGACCCTGCCCTCACCTTCTCGAAGACGCCGGCGGTGGCGGGGCAGCTGGAGGGGTCCTGGCACACACACATGGGCGAGTTGTTGTCGTCCACCTCGCACACCTTGCCGTGCTTGCAGTGGTGGTTCTGGCAGGGGtctggagcaggaggggagcAAAGTCAGATGCAGCCACATCCTCACCTCCCATGAGATGCTCAGGGCGCCTCAGCACAGAGGGAAGACTGAGACTTCACCAGGGACAGCCCCCACATCTATTCTCACACTGGGAAGGTGTGAAGGTCTCCAGAAATCCATGTTAGCCCTGGGGCTAATCCTGGACTCCTTTCTGTAGCCACGCCAATGGCTTTTCTGTTCAAAGATGGGCTTACagagagcccagggctggaagAAGCCATGTGCCTCTAGCTTTGAATGTGCATCCAGATGGCATTGTCCTTGTGCTACAGCCCTTCCCAAAGGAGCCCCTCACTGTTTGGGGTGGCTAAAGCTCGCCCACACAGCGAGGGGACAGtgtccctgccagctggagGGCAGGGGAAGAGTGACTCACTCTCTGCAACAATCTCCTCTACGTCCTCCGTGGGTTCCTCGAACTCTCCCACCTCCACCTGGACAGGATTAGCCCCCACTGGCTCCTGCAAAACAGGTTGGTGTTTCTGCTGTGggtgcacagccccagctcctgtggggcagagcagccccccATGGCTCCCCAGAGCTTTGGAGGTGTTTTTTCTAGAGCAGTGGGTGCCGAGGGGATGGGTGAGGAGGAGGGACAGAACCACCTACCTCTGTGGTGGGGTCTTCGATGACCTCTGTCTCATCGGGCAgagcctcctgctgcagaggaaaATGCACATGAGTGGGGCATCCACAGGACAGTCCCAAGGGGGGTGACCCACTGGAACAGGCAGGAGGGCCACCCTCAAGTTGTTCCTCATTCCTCAATACTTTATTTGTTATAAAAGCTATCGGCTATTCCAGATGAACAACCCCGACTTACCGGCGCTGCCAGGGCTTTGCCTGCcaggcagagaaggaaaaaaatccaggccCTCATCTTTCAGCAGACCTTGAataaagcagaggaaaaggagggatgAGGAAGGAGGCCACTGTGTGCTGCTgggctccaggctgagcagacacTTCGAGAAGGGTGTTCTCTCCATTTCCTTCCTCGTCTGTTCAGTATTACAGACCCACATACTGGCTTTTCTAGCCAAAACCTTGGGCCAAATCGTGTTTCCAAGATAAATTGGTTTGATTTTGCAGAATGAGACAGTGGGGTTTAGATGTCTGTTGGTCTCCTGGATGCCTTTAGGAAAATCACAGTCAAAATGgctctttccttctctgttgtttttttttttttcactgatcCCCCCACATTTTTCATGTTAAAAATCCCCTGATAGGAGTGCCAGGTATAAAGAATGAAAGTCTATAATATTAGTTGTAAATCAGAAGAAATATGGAAGTGGGTGAAGGAAAGAGATAACAGAGAGACAATGAGACAGAGCACTTGAGAATCAAATCCTTTAGAAAACCCCTTCCCCCATGGACACAGGCATCCCTAGGGGTATCAGACACCAGTCCCTcatccccagcaccccaaaatgtTGGCATGTCTattgcttttccctttcctgctcAGACCTGAGGGTCCTCAGACCGGGTTTGGGGCGTCCAAGACACTTTGTGGCTGTGACAGCTCCAGAAGGATGAGCCCTCGCAGAGCCCCCGCAGGAGAGCGGTGCGAGCCAGGAGAGCGCAGCTGGTGCCATCCCCGTGTCCTTGTCCCCCCCGTtcctgcctggcagggctgagccgCTCTGTGTGCGGGCAGAGAGGAGCTCAGCTGGTCTCTTAATATGCCGGTGGCATTGCGAGGCTGCCAGCGAGGGCTGCCCGCTGCTGCCTTCCGCCTGCAAACACCAACACCCACGTCCTGTCCTCTCTCCTGCCAGCCAGGGCACCTGTGCCCCTGCCAGgcctcccctcctgcctgccctcctcCGCTCCACCTGCCCCCAGCCCGCCCTGGCCACGCACGCAGAGGCATTTGCTGGACAGAAAGCGTTGGACCGggtttcttcttctctcccagGATATCTAATGTCACTGCAGCCGTTCCCTCCTCGTGCACAGCGGCTGTCTGGGTGTAAAACCACACCAAACCTGCCCTGCTGCCCGggcactgcctgggctgggctctgcttccTGATTTAGGGAGGTTTGGCCACTCTGAGAAAATTCTCTTTCCAACCTCAGCACCTCCCCCAGCCTCTGGTGGGGTGTCTGTGCTAAGCAGGGGTCAGGGAATGGAGGGCAGCTTTCCTGGGATGTcagagggctgggaggggtggtggggatggctgctgtgctggtgtgaAGGGCCTGTGGCAGAGGAGTGTGGGGAGAGGTGATGAGCTCTTTGGCTGAgcagctccctcctctcctgcttGCTGTGAGCTGTCCCTTCCCCTCATCTTCATTTGTTCTGGAGGTTTCTGTGAGCTCTGCCAGCATTTGTCAGCAGAGATCACTGGTTCTTTCTTCCAGGAAGGGTTGTCTGGGGAGGGAGGTGGAAAAGTACAGGTGATTCTGGCCATCTCCTCCCTTGCTGGTATCCCCTGGCTTCTCCCAGGGGCTTGTTTGCTTTGGAAGGTGCTCTGAGGTTCAGTGGtgttccctgggcagtgcccagcctggaggagagggCAGGGCATGCACTTGTAGAAGGTGGCACTAAG carries:
- the SPARC gene encoding SPARC, whose product is MRAWIFFLLCLAGKALAAPQEALPDETEVIEDPTTEEPVGANPVQVEVGEFEEPTEDVEEIVAENPCQNHHCKHGKVCEVDDNNSPMCVCQDPSSCPATAGVFEKVCGTDNKTYDSSCHFFATKCTLEGTKKGHKLHLDYIGPCKFIPACLDTELTEFPLRMRDWLKNVLITLYERDEDNNLLTEKQKLKVKKIHENEKRLEAGDHTVELLARDFEKNYNMYIFPVHWQFGQLDQHPIDGYLSHTELAPLRAPLIPMEHCTTRFFEACDLDNDKYIALEEWASCFGIKEQDIDKDLVI